In the genome of Helicobacter sp. 11S03491-1, one region contains:
- the gatC gene encoding Asp-tRNA(Asn)/Glu-tRNA(Gln) amidotransferase subunit GatC → MMIDDKLLQKLEKLGMIALDEDKKEAIKKDLNDILGFVDNISQLEIEDTPNSSQTQAKTPLRQDCKNNDPLIAQIVLKNAPGSQDGYFIVPKIIE, encoded by the coding sequence ATGATGATTGATGATAAATTACTTCAAAAACTTGAAAAATTAGGTATGATAGCCCTTGATGAAGATAAAAAAGAAGCAATTAAGAAAGATTTGAATGATATTTTAGGTTTTGTAGATAATATTTCCCAACTTGAGATTGAAGACACTCCAAACTCTTCACAAACACAAGCCAAAACCCCCTTACGCCAAGATTGCAAAAATAATGATCCTCTCATCGCTCAAATTGTGCTCAAAAATGCTCCCGGTTCTCAAGACGGATACTTTATTGTGCCAAAAATTATCGAATAA
- a CDS encoding 3-deoxy-7-phosphoheptulonate synthase class II, protein MKEWNLKSWRKFPIKQHPVYPDNQALQAVETELKNYPPLVFAGEARNLQERLKEASKGRAFLLQGGDCAESFDEFNAINIRDMFKIIIQMGAILTFAGSCPIIKVGRLAGQFAKPRSSDTECVDGVELPSYRGDMINGAEFDSQSRMPDPQRMLRAYHQSAATLNLIRAFAQGGLADLNEVHRWNLSFVKNNAFGKKYEELAERITQTLGFMKACGINTQNTPTLKETEFYTSHEALLLNYEEQLVRQDSLSGQWYDCSAHMLWIGERTRGLNEAHLEFLRGVKNPVGVKIGPKATKKDILGICDILNPKNESGRLNLIVRMGADNIKECLPKLLESINPEGREILWSCDPMHGNTIKASSGYKTRVFERVLSEVKSFFEIHQSEGSYAGGVHLEMTGQDVTECLGGSQAITEAGLGCNYNTQCDPRLNATQAIELAFLIADILKNRNIPKNSKAC, encoded by the coding sequence ATGAAAGAATGGAATTTAAAATCATGGAGAAAATTTCCTATCAAACAACACCCTGTTTATCCGGACAATCAAGCCTTACAAGCAGTTGAAACAGAGCTTAAAAATTATCCTCCTTTAGTTTTTGCAGGAGAAGCAAGAAATCTTCAAGAGAGACTCAAAGAAGCCTCCAAGGGAAGGGCATTTTTATTGCAAGGAGGAGATTGCGCTGAATCATTTGATGAATTTAATGCCATAAATATCCGTGATATGTTTAAAATAATCATTCAAATGGGGGCAATTTTAACTTTTGCAGGTAGTTGCCCAATTATCAAAGTAGGAAGGCTTGCAGGTCAATTTGCCAAACCGCGTTCTTCAGATACTGAATGTGTCGATGGGGTAGAATTACCCAGTTATCGTGGAGATATGATTAATGGGGCTGAGTTTGATTCCCAATCCAGGATGCCCGATCCCCAAAGAATGCTTCGAGCCTATCATCAAAGCGCTGCCACACTTAATCTTATCCGTGCTTTTGCCCAAGGTGGGCTAGCTGATCTTAATGAAGTGCATCGTTGGAATTTAAGTTTTGTCAAAAATAACGCATTTGGTAAAAAATATGAAGAGCTTGCTGAGCGTATTACGCAAACCTTAGGCTTTATGAAAGCATGCGGGATCAACACCCAAAACACACCTACGCTTAAAGAAACTGAATTTTATACAAGTCATGAGGCACTTTTACTTAATTATGAAGAGCAACTTGTGCGTCAAGATAGCCTAAGTGGGCAATGGTATGACTGTTCTGCGCATATGCTTTGGATTGGAGAGAGGACTAGAGGACTCAATGAAGCGCATTTAGAATTTTTACGTGGGGTAAAAAATCCCGTTGGGGTTAAAATAGGACCCAAGGCTACTAAGAAAGACATATTAGGAATTTGTGATATTTTGAACCCAAAAAATGAATCCGGACGTCTCAATCTTATTGTGCGCATGGGGGCAGATAACATCAAAGAATGCTTGCCTAAACTCCTTGAATCTATCAATCCTGAAGGTAGAGAAATTCTTTGGAGTTGCGATCCTATGCATGGCAATACCATAAAAGCAAGTTCAGGATACAAAACACGCGTATTTGAGAGGGTCCTTAGTGAAGTCAAGAGTTTTTTTGAAATCCATCAAAGTGAAGGGAGCTACGCCGGAGGAGTGCATTTAGAAATGACCGGGCAAGATGTTACTGAATGCCTGGGAGGGTCCCAAGCCATTACTGAAGCGGGATTGGGCTGTAATTACAACACTCAATGCGATCCCAGGTTGAATGCAACACAAGCTATTGAATTGGCATTTTTAATTGCTGATATTCTTAAAAATAGAAATATTCCCAAAAATTCAAAAGCATGCTAA
- a CDS encoding TSUP family transporter, with protein sequence MQSSLNIYENLDIFVIFILMGVFFVAGFIDSIAGGGGLISMPSLLLAGIPPQYALGTNKFVVIFGTAGALSNFIRHKKLLYKITFLSIIFSLVGAYIGTKLILSFDEEKIASIILFLLPISALGIFIPKHCTKNTQQDFNALEMFVYAPLLSFFMGVYDGFFGPGTGTFLILCFYLFLQMDLINASASAKALNLASGLGSFGAFALSHHVLYMLGIPLIIANILGGYIGSKLAIKRGARIIKIFVILSFAIMFISLLLKSFSHDGGLLKSFG encoded by the coding sequence ATGCAATCCTCCTTGAATATATATGAAAATTTGGATATTTTTGTCATCTTCATCTTGATGGGAGTCTTTTTTGTTGCCGGCTTTATTGATAGTATTGCAGGAGGGGGTGGATTAATTTCAATGCCCTCACTTCTTCTGGCGGGCATTCCCCCTCAATATGCACTAGGGACCAATAAATTTGTTGTTATCTTTGGCACTGCCGGCGCTCTGAGTAATTTTATCAGACACAAAAAACTTCTTTATAAAATCACATTTTTAAGCATCATTTTTTCTCTTGTTGGGGCGTATATAGGGACAAAATTAATCCTTTCTTTTGATGAGGAAAAAATTGCTTCAATTATCTTGTTTTTGCTTCCCATCAGTGCTCTTGGGATTTTTATACCCAAACATTGCACTAAAAATACCCAACAAGATTTCAATGCACTTGAAATGTTTGTCTATGCGCCTTTACTCAGTTTTTTTATGGGGGTATATGATGGGTTTTTTGGACCAGGGACAGGGACTTTTTTGATTTTGTGTTTTTATCTTTTCTTGCAAATGGATCTCATCAATGCCTCTGCCAGTGCCAAAGCGCTCAATCTAGCTTCAGGATTGGGTTCTTTTGGCGCTTTTGCTCTATCTCATCATGTTCTTTATATGCTTGGAATACCTCTTATTATTGCTAATATTTTGGGTGGGTATATCGGGAGTAAATTAGCCATCAAACGAGGTGCAAGAATCATCAAAATCTTTGTGATCCTTTCTTTTGCCATCATGTTTATTTCGCTTTTGCTAAAATCTTTTTCACACGATGGAGGCTTATTGAAAAGTTTTGGATAG
- the selB gene encoding selenocysteine-specific translation elongation factor, protein MENDLIVGLGGHIDHGKTSLIKALNGFDGDERLEEKQRGITLDISFSNLYLPPDLDNTIGRNISFVDVPGHEKLIKNMIAGAFGIDVFLLVIACDDGIMPQSVEHLQIADILGIQQAICVISKADLMPNLTSFEDLKQRILDMFSKLKNTKLYAILDFSIHQRQTHQKLLEFLKKIPKPQKKDSLFFRYYIDRAFSIAGAGSVVTGSVLSGSVQKDEKVYICDLDTEVSIKSIKNHNTYVESATPSHRIAFNLKGVNVSSLKRGFLISKKGYIRGFDTLDVVIYPLKDTPNLHNLEVQFFIGAKKCNAKIYLLDLTLQNKEVPYLLATLKTHERIFSVFGEKFILRNTDRTIAGGEILNPIADPIKKKQKSSYLNFLFKKDFQNAFLLCCKIHKRGFGLISSMQRFDLAHKEAIKIASTLGELFLDEKNLVIYHPQTFKTIRQDILDIFLKNKNALLSASSLGLKIKWASLEFIQKALDDLKQANLICKKEGLYLSKENKVKNINDYLQENIFEVIHAQGFTPLAPYNIYDELNIDRKIGNSALKALSAAQKVIRLEHNLFVATDILNQIHKNMRKIIEEKGYIDIVLFKEKYAFSRKYLIAYLDYLDRFDDIKNQDGKRILKYQGKQ, encoded by the coding sequence ATGGAAAATGATCTCATTGTCGGGCTGGGAGGTCATATTGATCATGGCAAAACAAGTCTTATCAAAGCCCTTAATGGTTTTGATGGAGATGAGAGATTAGAAGAGAAACAAAGGGGGATTACCTTAGATATTAGTTTTTCGAATCTTTATTTGCCCCCTGATCTTGATAATACTATAGGCAGAAATATTTCTTTTGTTGATGTTCCCGGACATGAGAAGTTGATTAAAAATATGATTGCCGGGGCTTTTGGAATTGATGTTTTTTTGCTTGTGATTGCTTGTGATGATGGGATAATGCCCCAAAGTGTTGAACATCTTCAAATTGCAGATATATTGGGTATTCAACAAGCTATTTGTGTAATAAGCAAGGCTGATTTAATGCCTAATCTTACTTCTTTTGAAGATTTGAAACAACGTATTCTTGATATGTTTAGCAAGCTCAAAAATACTAAACTCTATGCGATTTTGGATTTTAGTATTCATCAAAGACAAACTCATCAAAAACTTCTTGAATTTTTAAAGAAAATCCCAAAACCCCAAAAAAAAGATTCTTTATTTTTCAGGTATTATATTGATAGGGCATTTAGTATTGCCGGGGCAGGGAGTGTTGTAACAGGGAGTGTATTAAGCGGGAGCGTGCAAAAAGATGAGAAAGTCTATATCTGTGATCTGGATACAGAAGTAAGTATTAAAAGCATCAAAAATCATAATACCTACGTAGAAAGCGCAACTCCAAGTCATCGTATTGCCTTTAACCTCAAGGGGGTCAATGTTTCTAGTCTCAAAAGAGGTTTTTTAATCAGTAAAAAAGGCTATATAAGAGGTTTTGATACTCTTGATGTTGTGATTTATCCACTCAAAGATACCCCTAATCTCCATAATCTGGAGGTGCAATTTTTTATTGGAGCAAAAAAATGCAATGCCAAAATTTATTTATTAGATTTAACTTTACAAAACAAAGAAGTCCCCTATCTTTTGGCTACATTGAAAACACATGAGAGGATTTTTAGTGTTTTTGGAGAAAAATTTATCTTGAGAAATACTGATAGAACAATTGCAGGAGGGGAGATTCTTAATCCCATTGCTGATCCTATTAAGAAAAAACAAAAATCTTCTTATTTGAATTTTTTATTTAAAAAAGACTTTCAAAATGCTTTTTTGCTTTGTTGTAAGATTCACAAGAGAGGTTTTGGATTGATTAGTTCTATGCAGCGTTTTGATCTCGCCCACAAAGAAGCTATTAAAATTGCTTCTACTCTTGGAGAGCTTTTTTTAGATGAGAAGAATCTGGTTATTTATCACCCTCAAACATTCAAAACAATCCGGCAAGACATTTTAGATATTTTTCTCAAAAATAAAAATGCACTTCTTTCTGCTTCAAGCCTTGGGCTTAAGATTAAATGGGCATCTTTGGAATTCATTCAAAAAGCGCTTGATGATTTGAAACAAGCCAATCTTATTTGCAAAAAAGAGGGTCTTTATCTTTCTAAAGAAAATAAGGTTAAAAATATAAATGACTATCTTCAAGAAAATATCTTTGAAGTGATTCATGCTCAAGGCTTTACCCCTCTTGCTCCTTATAATATTTATGATGAACTCAATATTGATAGAAAAATTGGAAATAGCGCTTTGAAAGCCTTAAGTGCAGCTCAAAAAGTTATTCGCTTAGAACATAATCTTTTTGTAGCTACAGATATTTTGAATCAAATACATAAAAATATGCGAAAGATTATTGAAGAAAAAGGCTATATAGATATTGTTCTATTTAAGGAAAAATATGCTTTTAGTCGTAAATACTTGATTGCTTATTTAGATTATTTAGATAGATTTGATGATATTAAAAATCAAGATGGCAAACGCATTCTTAAATATCAAGGCAAACAATGA